In Candidatus Defluviilinea proxima, a single genomic region encodes these proteins:
- a CDS encoding M20/M25/M40 family metallo-hydrolase yields the protein MTNTIQRIIDLAIQIQQIPAPTFDEGRRAEFMRALFLQEGLQDVSVDETGNVYGRWTVDGGRRTEAKPLIVSAHMDTVFPLDMDLIVRREEGKVFGIGIGDNSLGVAALVGLLWMLRERVLSPGLSPSPQPSPEGRGGLVGDIWFVANTCEEGLGDLRGMKTVVERFGSDVLMYLVLEGMALGHVYHKAVGVKRYRITARTQGGHSWSDYGQPSAVLELARLIGELSALRLPLRPRTTMNVGRVNGGTSINVIPAEAWMELDLRSEGVGELAELVAGVEMLIESANRPGVRFEAEVIGARPAGEMSPRHPLVKLAQKCLRDQGLDAVLTSGSTDANVPLSKGYPALVLGVSNGGGAHTKNEFIETEPVGKGMEQLVRFVSSVVSES from the coding sequence ATGACAAACACTATTCAACGTATCATTGATCTTGCGATTCAGATTCAACAAATCCCTGCGCCGACATTTGATGAAGGGCGGCGGGCAGAGTTTATGCGGGCATTGTTCCTGCAAGAGGGTTTACAGGATGTTTCGGTAGATGAAACAGGGAATGTGTATGGACGCTGGACAGTGGACGGTGGACGGAGGACAGAGGCAAAGCCACTGATCGTTTCAGCGCATATGGATACGGTCTTTCCGTTGGATATGGATTTGATCGTTCGGCGCGAAGAGGGGAAAGTGTTTGGGATCGGTATTGGTGATAATTCGCTTGGGGTGGCGGCATTGGTAGGGTTGTTGTGGATGTTGAGGGAGCGTGTGCTATCGCCCGGACTTTCACCCTCACCCCAGCCCTCTCCCGAAGGGAGAGGGGGACTCGTGGGCGACATTTGGTTCGTGGCAAACACTTGCGAGGAGGGACTTGGTGACTTGCGTGGGATGAAGACTGTAGTGGAACGATTCGGTTCGGATGTGTTGATGTATCTTGTCCTTGAAGGGATGGCGTTGGGACATGTGTATCACAAGGCTGTGGGTGTGAAGCGGTATCGCATCACAGCGCGGACTCAGGGTGGGCATTCGTGGTCGGACTATGGCCAGCCTTCGGCGGTGTTGGAATTGGCAAGGTTGATCGGAGAGTTATCCGCTTTGCGATTGCCGTTGAGGCCGCGCACGACGATGAATGTGGGCAGGGTTAATGGCGGGACTTCGATCAACGTCATCCCGGCCGAAGCATGGATGGAGTTGGACTTGCGTTCAGAAGGTGTAGGGGAGTTGGCGGAATTGGTCGCAGGGGTGGAAATGCTGATCGAAAGTGCGAACAGGCCCGGGGTCCGTTTTGAGGCGGAGGTGATCGGGGCACGCCCGGCCGGGGAGATGAGTCCGAGACATCCACTTGTGAAGCTGGCGCAGAAATGTCTGCGTGACCAAGGACTCGATGCGGTGTTGACTTCGGGTTCGACGGATGCGAATGTGCCGTTGAGCAAGGGGTATCCCGCTTTGGTGCTGGGTGTTTCGAACGGTGGTGGGGCGCATACGAAGAATGAGTTTATTGAGACCGAACCTGTGGGGAAGGGAATGGAGCAGTTGGTGAGGTTTGTTAGTTCAGTGGTCAGCGAATCGTAA
- a CDS encoding helix-turn-helix transcriptional regulator produces the protein MIKSSDLSKRENEVVELLLRGMSNKQIAHSLGISASTVEFHLKNVYAKFGVHSRTEVILKLGKSIGAIEAKPQESIVEIKSEADNTRENFSFKELEMRKRILYYFLTGLLFGAVYWGYLNVTAGFFGEINTNMEPGAVSGMTLWVLMSVMFLVVFGVWLIPTIARCV, from the coding sequence ATGATAAAAAGTTCAGATTTGAGCAAACGCGAAAATGAAGTTGTTGAACTTTTATTGCGAGGAATGAGCAATAAACAGATTGCTCATTCGTTGGGAATTTCGGCGAGCACTGTTGAGTTCCATTTGAAAAATGTGTATGCCAAGTTTGGCGTGCATTCACGGACCGAAGTAATTTTAAAGCTGGGGAAATCCATAGGTGCGATAGAAGCCAAACCACAGGAATCCATAGTTGAAATAAAAAGCGAGGCCGACAATACTAGAGAAAACTTTTCCTTCAAGGAGCTTGAAATGCGAAAACGAATTCTCTATTACTTTTTAACTGGATTACTCTTCGGTGCTGTATATTGGGGTTACTTGAATGTGACAGCTGGTTTCTTTGGTGAGATTAACACGAACATGGAACCGGGCGCAGTCAGCGGTATGACGCTCTGGGTGTTGATGTCTGTTATGTTCCTTGTTGTTTTCGGCGTATGGTTGATCCCGACGATAGCCCGCTGTGTATGA
- a CDS encoding GAF domain-containing protein, producing the protein MATSKSKPISINDQLVSATQNAGKLRASLDAKQAGPAIEGIKELENSLSRISEVLIPFEQRFSHLQALAGIGQVVNSTLELDEVLQIVMDTIVRLTEAERGFLMLRNERGEMETRIARNWEQESINKSEFAISRTIVERVINGGEAVLTTNAREDPRFGGQESIIAFNLRSILCVPLMVKTDLIGVIYTDNRIRTGIFSEADRDLMIAFANQAAVAIENARLFSSLKRTLEEVTELKNLMDDVFASIVSGVITADVQDQITLCNRAAASILGQASAEIVGRKLEEIVPMLASGIQSQMDSVRASDQPIVGLEFSQNLPARGNVDWRLNLSPLKDAGQKTQGVAIVLDDLTEQKKLEAQRRLFERMVSPAVIDQLDPNGLQLGGKRVDITVLFADVRGFTSFSESQEPEKLVKILNRYLAAMAESVLSQEGTIDKFMGDAIMSWFNAPVPQPDHTLRAVKAALALRDAVEGLYKELPEAEHLAFGVGIHYGDAILGLIGTERRLEYTAISDSVNTAKRLQENSGKNQIIISREAYARVKDDIEVRPIAPVAAKGKTAPLEVFEVVGLK; encoded by the coding sequence ATGGCCACATCCAAATCAAAACCTATCTCGATCAACGACCAACTTGTTTCAGCAACTCAAAACGCTGGGAAATTGCGCGCCTCATTGGATGCCAAACAGGCAGGTCCAGCCATCGAGGGGATTAAAGAACTTGAGAATTCTCTCTCGCGCATCAGCGAAGTACTGATCCCGTTTGAACAACGCTTTAGCCACTTACAAGCCCTCGCAGGGATCGGGCAGGTCGTCAACTCCACGCTTGAACTCGATGAAGTACTACAGATAGTCATGGACACCATCGTGCGCCTGACAGAGGCTGAACGCGGCTTCCTCATGCTCCGCAACGAACGGGGCGAGATGGAAACCCGTATCGCACGCAACTGGGAACAAGAATCCATCAACAAAAGTGAATTCGCCATCAGCCGCACCATTGTCGAACGTGTCATCAATGGAGGCGAGGCCGTTCTCACCACGAATGCACGCGAAGACCCGCGCTTTGGTGGGCAGGAATCCATCATTGCCTTCAACTTGCGCTCGATCCTATGTGTGCCGTTGATGGTCAAGACCGATCTGATCGGCGTGATCTACACGGATAACCGCATCCGCACCGGCATCTTCTCTGAAGCAGACCGTGATTTAATGATCGCATTTGCAAATCAGGCCGCAGTTGCCATTGAGAATGCGCGCTTGTTCTCCTCCCTCAAACGGACTCTTGAAGAAGTGACCGAGCTCAAGAACCTGATGGACGATGTTTTTGCGTCCATTGTGTCAGGGGTGATCACGGCTGATGTGCAGGATCAGATCACCCTTTGTAATCGAGCCGCCGCGTCCATTTTAGGGCAGGCCTCCGCAGAGATCGTCGGAAGAAAGTTGGAAGAGATCGTCCCCATGTTGGCAAGCGGAATCCAATCACAAATGGATTCGGTGCGCGCCAGCGATCAGCCCATTGTGGGGCTTGAGTTCAGCCAGAACCTGCCCGCGCGTGGCAACGTGGACTGGCGCTTGAACCTCTCCCCACTCAAAGATGCTGGGCAGAAAACTCAGGGCGTGGCTATCGTGCTCGACGATCTGACCGAACAAAAGAAACTTGAAGCGCAACGCAGACTCTTCGAACGCATGGTTTCGCCCGCTGTGATCGACCAACTCGACCCGAACGGTTTACAACTCGGCGGCAAACGTGTGGATATCACCGTGCTGTTTGCAGATGTGCGCGGGTTTACATCATTTAGTGAATCACAAGAACCAGAAAAATTGGTGAAGATATTGAACCGCTATCTCGCCGCCATGGCCGAGTCGGTGCTTTCGCAAGAAGGCACGATCGATAAGTTCATGGGCGATGCGATCATGTCGTGGTTCAATGCCCCGGTACCACAACCGGACCATACCTTGCGCGCCGTCAAAGCCGCGCTTGCTTTGCGTGATGCAGTGGAAGGTTTATATAAAGAACTGCCCGAAGCAGAACATTTAGCCTTCGGTGTGGGCATTCACTACGGCGACGCGATCCTCGGTTTGATCGGTACCGAACGCAGACTGGAATACACCGCCATCAGCGATAGCGTCAACACGGCCAAACGCTTGCAGGAAAATTCTGGGAAGAACCAGATCATCATCAGCCGCGAAGCCTATGCGCGCGTAAAAGATGATATTGAAGTGAGACCCATCGCACCCGTCGCCGCCAAAGGCAAGACCGCTCCATTGGAAGTGTTTGAGGTAGTGGGATTGAAATAA
- a CDS encoding transglutaminase domain-containing protein — translation MQKPRWWDWPAVLMLFILVQIVSSRLIATNWTPFLYLIRTITFMGCFIGCAVGYSRFETRVIRWLTFLYMLALLPLQLTRVIDQQASLEEQFMSVGGRLMASLGNFFTQKPVEDPIFFVTIMLIAFWGISTWAGYALIRKQDYLGAVLPSTIGLLFIQYYDNAVLSRLWSMALFTFVALLLLGRLNHLQHLVSWQARRVFLPPDSRVDLTSMMLAVTGLIILVSWTIPPSASSLNAAVERWNRMTKPWREFTHNIENAFDAIQATRNGRRVDLFGSELSLGTGFSLSDVIVFNVQPPEIPDEENPPRFYWQGRIYDHYENGQWSATNTTQDKFTPSADSLAVLNTNGQPRFRFTFFAGENPLSLLYAPTQPVWVSRASSIQLLGTKDGEDVSAWFASPILEAGESYQVESAISNPGVNRLKSAGTNYPAWVTDRYLQIPENFSSPVHRLALEITKDAQTPYDKATAITQYLRTQIEYSDSVEKAPENTDSLEWLIFEYKKGYCVYYATAETMMLRSIGIPARMTVGFSQGEYSPETNQYTVRKLNAHAWPQAYFPGIGWVEFEPTGNQPELDRPVEEENNLDPLALTPSGLGNDLPLPEAPKPQEQVVIPEVKPRVSPSLYLIPLFIIFATLTVFLGRRYNLPTRIPTLLRNAYERNGMRTPAWIVNWEQWIKISPIEKAFDSVNFGLRLLQNPMPVYATPIERANGLVKLLPKAENEINTLLDEHQTSLYTSRQADVIRARRAAFNIRVQVISERIRYLIEGNPTETP, via the coding sequence ATGCAAAAACCACGCTGGTGGGATTGGCCCGCAGTTCTGATGCTGTTCATCCTTGTGCAGATCGTTTCCTCAAGATTGATCGCCACAAACTGGACACCCTTTTTGTATTTAATCAGAACGATCACATTCATGGGCTGTTTCATCGGTTGTGCAGTGGGATATAGTCGTTTTGAAACGCGGGTTATACGCTGGCTGACCTTTTTATATATGCTGGCGTTGCTTCCCCTGCAATTGACAAGAGTCATAGATCAACAGGCTTCACTCGAAGAACAATTTATGAGCGTGGGCGGAAGGTTAATGGCTTCGCTCGGAAACTTTTTCACCCAAAAGCCTGTAGAGGACCCGATCTTTTTTGTAACGATCATGTTGATTGCTTTTTGGGGAATCAGCACATGGGCCGGATATGCACTCATCCGCAAGCAGGATTATCTTGGTGCAGTGTTGCCATCCACCATCGGATTATTATTTATCCAATATTATGACAACGCTGTTTTGAGTCGACTTTGGTCAATGGCGCTCTTTACATTTGTTGCACTGCTTTTATTAGGAAGGCTGAATCACCTGCAACATCTTGTATCATGGCAGGCACGGCGAGTGTTCCTTCCACCCGATAGCCGCGTGGATCTGACAAGTATGATGCTGGCAGTGACAGGCCTGATCATTCTGGTTTCGTGGACCATTCCCCCATCGGCATCCAGCTTGAACGCCGCTGTGGAACGATGGAATCGAATGACGAAACCTTGGAGAGAATTTACACACAACATCGAGAATGCCTTCGACGCGATCCAAGCCACCAGAAACGGACGACGGGTTGACCTCTTCGGTTCTGAGTTATCGCTTGGAACAGGTTTCTCATTATCTGATGTCATCGTGTTCAATGTCCAACCACCTGAAATACCCGATGAAGAAAACCCTCCGCGTTTCTATTGGCAGGGACGTATTTATGACCACTACGAAAACGGACAATGGAGCGCCACCAATACAACCCAGGATAAATTTACTCCCTCTGCTGATTCGTTGGCAGTGTTAAACACAAACGGACAACCACGTTTCCGATTTACGTTCTTTGCCGGTGAGAATCCACTTTCGTTGTTGTACGCCCCCACCCAACCCGTGTGGGTCAGCCGCGCCAGTTCAATTCAATTATTGGGCACAAAAGATGGTGAGGATGTCTCTGCCTGGTTTGCCTCGCCAATACTGGAAGCTGGAGAAAGTTATCAAGTCGAGTCCGCGATCAGCAACCCCGGCGTGAACAGATTAAAAAGCGCGGGAACCAATTACCCCGCATGGGTCACTGATAGATATTTGCAAATCCCCGAGAATTTTTCAAGCCCTGTGCATCGACTCGCATTAGAGATCACCAAAGATGCACAGACTCCCTATGATAAAGCAACAGCCATCACACAATACTTACGAACCCAAATCGAATACAGCGACTCAGTTGAAAAAGCCCCTGAGAATACCGACTCGCTCGAATGGTTGATCTTTGAATATAAAAAAGGATATTGTGTCTACTACGCCACAGCAGAGACAATGATGCTTCGCTCCATCGGCATCCCGGCCCGCATGACAGTTGGGTTTTCACAGGGAGAATATTCACCTGAAACAAATCAATACACGGTTCGCAAATTGAATGCGCACGCCTGGCCACAGGCGTACTTCCCCGGCATTGGCTGGGTGGAGTTCGAGCCCACTGGCAACCAACCTGAATTGGATCGCCCCGTGGAAGAAGAGAACAATCTCGACCCCTTGGCGCTCACCCCTTCTGGATTGGGAAACGACCTGCCGCTTCCTGAAGCGCCGAAGCCACAAGAACAAGTTGTTATCCCAGAAGTAAAACCCCGCGTCTCTCCCAGCCTGTATCTGATTCCGTTATTCATCATATTCGCCACGCTGACGGTTTTCCTCGGGCGACGATATAACTTGCCCACACGCATTCCAACGCTGTTACGAAACGCCTACGAACGGAATGGTATGCGAACCCCCGCATGGATCGTCAATTGGGAACAGTGGATAAAGATTTCTCCGATCGAAAAAGCATTCGACAGCGTGAACTTCGGCTTGAGACTCTTACAAAACCCCATGCCGGTGTATGCTACCCCCATCGAGCGTGCAAACGGACTGGTGAAGCTTCTACCAAAAGCCGAAAATGAGATCAATACTCTTCTGGACGAACATCAAACATCCCTTTATACTTCCAGACAGGCAGATGTCATTCGCGCGCGGCGCGCCGCCTTCAACATCCGTGTTCAGGTCATCTCCGAACGAATCCGTTATTTGATTGAAGGCAACCCCACCGAGACTCCATAA
- a CDS encoding serine/threonine-protein kinase: MTLERGTLLHKRYRIVEILGQGGMGSVYRAVDENLGVDVAVKENLFTTDEYARQFRLEAVILANLRHPNLPRVTDHFVIGDQGQYLVMDYIEGEDLRQRMERMGNITEDEAVLLGAAICDALSYLHTRKPPILHRDIKPGNVKITSEGHIFLVDFGLAKVLHGSQATTTGARAMTPGYSPPEQYGTARTDPRTDIYSLGATLYASLTGIIPEDGLARAMDNTQLTPLRKRNGKISRRLSASIEKAMGIDPADRFQNADEFKRALLGSKSKTQRLPGEYVIEPPPAEEGAAERESSIEREVRSASEKSGTSSPELKEFKPPKRRKKKRLLPSILIGLLLIAAALVGVVRFIPGVASMVPVPLLSMLGVSNPTKAVPTQTESLIAPLNPTQTTEAMADVTATPTVAPTATVIPTKTLPPVLEVTATPDNAPVAAPTSQGGGSQIAFASARNGAPQIYLSNLDGTGLTLLTNIVDGACQPSWSPDGAQLVFISPCLTRGDVAENAYKDSSLYLINADGSGQKPLTVVPGSDFDPDWSPDGRRIAFTSLRDGKKDIYILTLESGAINRITSVSGDVQENSQPSWSPFGNQIVYTVKRVGAYQIWAMSDTGQGNVQIARSGQQFLDYLPVWTPDGSTVLFSQRDSGGVSRPWLMTIKYEDRATKDPIRVDLPRPIEDVQFSPDGLWIAFEGMDNDGNRDIYFMTASGGSRTRLTNDPAVDFDPAWRPTNP, encoded by the coding sequence ATGACACTTGAACGCGGCACACTATTACATAAGCGATACCGTATTGTTGAGATCCTAGGTCAGGGTGGTATGGGGTCTGTTTATCGTGCGGTGGATGAAAACCTGGGCGTGGATGTGGCGGTGAAGGAGAACCTCTTCACAACCGACGAGTATGCACGCCAGTTCCGCCTCGAAGCCGTTATCCTCGCCAACCTTCGTCATCCCAATCTACCTCGTGTGACCGATCATTTTGTGATCGGCGATCAGGGACAGTATCTTGTGATGGACTATATAGAAGGTGAGGACTTGCGTCAGCGTATGGAGCGCATGGGCAACATCACAGAAGATGAAGCGGTCCTATTGGGTGCGGCCATTTGTGATGCACTCAGTTACCTCCACACGCGCAAGCCCCCGATCCTGCATCGTGATATCAAGCCGGGCAACGTCAAGATCACTTCTGAGGGACATATCTTCCTCGTGGACTTTGGTCTTGCCAAAGTGTTGCATGGAAGTCAGGCGACCACCACCGGTGCACGCGCCATGACTCCCGGATATTCACCTCCCGAACAATATGGCACAGCCCGCACAGATCCACGTACTGATATTTATTCATTAGGTGCTACCTTGTACGCATCGCTGACCGGTATCATCCCTGAGGATGGTCTGGCACGCGCGATGGACAATACACAACTAACACCATTACGCAAACGTAACGGAAAAATTTCACGTCGTCTGTCCGCGTCTATTGAAAAAGCAATGGGCATTGACCCTGCCGACCGTTTCCAAAATGCGGATGAATTCAAGCGCGCGTTGCTTGGTTCCAAATCCAAGACCCAACGGTTGCCGGGTGAATACGTCATCGAGCCGCCTCCCGCTGAAGAAGGTGCGGCAGAACGAGAAAGTTCCATTGAACGGGAAGTACGCTCTGCTTCAGAAAAAAGCGGAACATCTTCGCCTGAACTGAAGGAATTCAAACCCCCCAAGAGACGCAAGAAGAAGCGCTTGCTTCCCAGTATTTTGATTGGTCTTCTTTTGATCGCGGCCGCACTGGTTGGTGTTGTTCGCTTTATACCCGGTGTCGCCAGCATGGTCCCTGTGCCGTTGCTTTCCATGTTGGGTGTTTCCAATCCCACCAAAGCGGTTCCCACGCAAACAGAATCATTGATCGCGCCGCTGAACCCAACACAAACAACCGAAGCAATGGCGGACGTCACTGCAACGCCTACAGTGGCTCCCACAGCGACTGTAATTCCTACAAAGACATTACCTCCTGTCTTGGAAGTAACCGCCACACCCGATAATGCGCCGGTTGCCGCACCCACTTCACAAGGTGGTGGTAGTCAGATCGCATTTGCCTCTGCGCGTAACGGTGCCCCTCAAATCTATTTGAGTAATTTGGATGGCACTGGCCTGACACTTCTCACAAACATTGTAGACGGTGCCTGCCAGCCATCGTGGTCTCCCGATGGTGCACAACTTGTCTTCATCTCGCCATGTTTGACTCGTGGCGATGTCGCTGAAAATGCTTATAAAGACTCGAGCCTCTATTTGATCAACGCAGACGGTTCCGGTCAAAAACCATTGACCGTTGTCCCCGGATCCGATTTTGATCCGGATTGGTCACCTGATGGCCGCCGTATTGCGTTCACATCCCTGCGTGATGGCAAGAAAGATATTTATATTCTCACCCTTGAAAGTGGAGCGATCAATCGCATCACATCTGTCAGCGGTGATGTGCAAGAGAACAGTCAACCCTCATGGTCTCCTTTTGGGAACCAGATCGTTTATACAGTGAAGAGGGTGGGCGCTTATCAGATCTGGGCTATGAGCGACACGGGTCAGGGCAATGTGCAAATCGCCCGTAGCGGTCAACAGTTCTTGGATTACCTTCCCGTGTGGACTCCTGATGGCTCTACGGTATTGTTCAGCCAAAGGGATTCTGGCGGAGTTTCACGCCCGTGGTTGATGACCATCAAATATGAGGATCGTGCCACGAAAGATCCCATACGCGTTGACCTTCCGCGCCCGATCGAAGATGTCCAATTTTCACCGGATGGTTTATGGATCGCCTTCGAAGGCATGGACAATGACGGTAACCGCGACATCTACTTTATGACAGCCAGTGGTGGAAGCCGAACCCGCCTTACCAACGACCCCGCAGTAGACTTTGACCCGGCTTGGCGTCCCACCAATCCATAG
- the hrcA gene encoding heat-inducible transcription repressor HrcA, whose protein sequence is MPELTDRQRTLLLLIIRDYIDTAQPIGSKRLLEHYQLNLSSATIRNEMAALTEMGYLRQPHTSAGRVPTEDGYRYFVSQMMYQAELPQAIQRTISHQFHQSGSDVEQWMTLAASILAHQSQGVSVITAPHAEQVRFKHIELISTQGRQILMILVLVGGEVNQQILTLAEPVLQERLSQTASRLNALLAGSTVDAISALPARSDALDQDILTLIVQDMRRNVDRISGDIFTDGLTNVLSEPEFAESDEGRRALKIFGERSTLKDLLDRTATNSNVGGLQVLIGGEGGWEELRQCSMVIARYGVPGMATGTLGVLGPMRMSYAKTIPTVRYVAGLLSDLVNDSISGE, encoded by the coding sequence ATGCCAGAATTAACAGACCGTCAACGAACTCTCTTGTTACTCATCATACGAGATTACATTGACACCGCTCAGCCCATCGGTTCAAAGCGGCTTCTGGAACATTATCAACTTAATCTTTCATCGGCCACCATCCGCAATGAGATGGCGGCATTGACAGAAATGGGTTACTTGCGCCAGCCTCACACTTCGGCGGGACGTGTTCCCACAGAAGATGGTTATCGTTACTTTGTCAGTCAGATGATGTATCAAGCCGAATTGCCACAGGCGATTCAGCGCACGATCTCACATCAATTCCATCAATCGGGCTCCGATGTTGAACAGTGGATGACCCTCGCGGCATCCATTCTTGCGCATCAATCGCAGGGTGTATCTGTCATCACGGCGCCGCATGCAGAACAAGTACGTTTCAAACACATTGAGTTGATCTCCACACAAGGACGCCAGATTCTTATGATCCTTGTGTTGGTTGGAGGGGAGGTCAACCAGCAGATACTGACGTTGGCCGAACCTGTTCTACAGGAGCGACTCAGCCAGACTGCCTCGCGTCTTAACGCCCTTTTGGCTGGCTCCACCGTGGACGCCATTTCCGCCCTCCCGGCCCGTTCTGACGCACTCGATCAGGATATTTTGACGTTGATCGTTCAAGATATGCGCCGCAATGTGGATCGTATCTCTGGTGATATTTTCACCGATGGTTTGACCAATGTTCTGTCTGAGCCTGAATTTGCAGAATCGGATGAAGGCCGTCGCGCGTTGAAGATCTTTGGTGAACGTTCCACGTTGAAAGACTTGCTTGATCGAACAGCTACAAACAGCAATGTCGGTGGGCTTCAAGTATTGATCGGCGGCGAAGGTGGATGGGAAGAACTCCGTCAGTGTTCGATGGTGATTGCACGGTATGGTGTGCCCGGCATGGCAACAGGGACTCTCGGTGTTTTGGGCCCCATGCGTATGTCGTATGCAAAGACAATTCCCACGGTACGATACGTGGCTGGTTTATTAAGTGATCTAGTGAATGACTCCATTTCTGGTGAATGA
- the grpE gene encoding nucleotide exchange factor GrpE translates to MTEKKHKHKEEIDETQAEAVTMPEVSEQASAEVEALKKQLEESDAKLSEFKDSWLRSQAEFQNYKKRIERDNELNKFSMKGDIIKKLLPVLDDLERALQNRPADDLWASGVELIARKFQNVLDGEGIKRIEAVGAEFDPNFHEAISNEPSEEVESGHVIAVVQNGYMLGERVIRPALVRVAQ, encoded by the coding sequence ATGACTGAGAAGAAGCATAAGCACAAAGAAGAAATTGACGAGACTCAGGCTGAGGCGGTGACAATGCCCGAAGTCAGTGAGCAGGCTTCGGCTGAGGTGGAAGCGTTGAAAAAACAGCTCGAAGAGTCAGATGCAAAGTTGTCTGAATTTAAAGATAGCTGGCTGAGGTCTCAGGCTGAATTCCAAAACTATAAGAAGCGTATTGAGCGCGATAACGAGTTGAATAAGTTTTCGATGAAAGGCGACATCATCAAAAAGTTGTTACCTGTTCTCGATGACTTGGAGCGTGCTTTGCAAAACCGCCCTGCGGATGATTTGTGGGCGAGCGGTGTTGAATTGATCGCGCGCAAGTTCCAAAACGTGTTGGACGGCGAAGGCATAAAACGGATCGAGGCGGTAGGCGCAGAATTCGATCCGAACTTCCACGAGGCGATCTCGAATGAACCCAGCGAAGAGGTGGAAAGCGGACATGTGATCGCTGTGGTACAAAATGGATATATGCTCGGTGAACGAGTGATACGACCAGCCCTGGTGAGGGTGGCGCAATAA